A segment of the Hymenobacter volaticus genome:
TTTTCCCGAAGGCACTCGCGACCATGGCAATCCAATAATCATGGCTCTCGGCCACAGCGGGCACCGCATCCACTAGCTTGGATAAGGCCCTGTTAATCATAGTAGTACAGCCGTACACCGGATTTTGGGCCAATAAATGGGATAGTTTTAGATCGGCCAGTTTTAAGGCGCTAAAGTTTTTTTTTGAGTAAATAGTGCGCAAACTGGCGTCTACATACCGAAAACCGGTGTGCACTAGCAATGGGTACGATTGGCCGTGTTTTTTTTCTAGGGCAAGCATTTGCCGCAAGGTGAATTCTATCTTATTGGGAATCCAAAAATCATCTTGGTCACAAAACATAAGATAGTCTTCCTGCTTGGCGTGCTGTAATAAGCAATTGAAATTAAGCGCGCTACCTAATCGGCGCCCATAGTTATCAAGCACCGCTATGCAATCAGGGAATAGTGCTTGGTACCGAGCTACTATTAAGGCCGTTTCATCTGAGGAGCCGTCATCCCGAATTAGCAATTGCCAATTGGTATAGGTTTGCTTGAGGATGCTTTCAATTTGCTCACCGACAAATTCTGCTCCGTTATAAGTCGCTAATAAAACAGTAACCTTCGGCATGCGCTTTTCCTTTGCCACATCAACTGCACGAGTAAGATGCATTCCTTACGCATGCTGCAAAAAGCAGGATGCCTAACTCCCTTTAAAAAATCAAATTTTATATAAATTTATGAATAAATTCTACATTGAGAGCACACAAATAACTAGGCGCACTAGTTGGTTACTGTTGTAGTTGCATTAGCAGCTACAGATAAGTGCCAAAGGGACAGCACACTATAAATATGCAGGAGAGTTATCATAGCTAGTAGGTGGCTTAGTGCGCACATGCTGCATTTACTGCTCCTGAGTTTGTAGTCTTAGTAAGCAAGCGGGTTAGCCAACTATTGCCGGCAACTAAGTCCAGAGTTTATAGCACGCAGAGTCGTACGCAGACTGCATCAGTTCCAGAGAGCTTATTTGTTTGCTACCCTGCGCTGCATGCCTGCTTTGCTATAAAGCATTCCAGCAAAAGAACAAGCAGATGCACTGCCCGTTGGCTGTTGGCCATTGCCCAATGACTGATATCAATAAGCTGAACGCCGATATAATTCTAATTTTAACTACTTCTTCCTGTGGACCTTACAATGCAATTGCACTTGGTTCCTACTATTAATTCAGGGATTGGGTGCGGTACTCGCGCGGGGTCAAGCCGAGTTCTTTCTTGAAAAGCCGGGAAAAGTAAGTGGGATTGTCGAAGCCGAGCTGGTAGGCCGTCTGCGCAATTGTGTGGTCAGTGCTCAAAAGCAGATTTTTGGCTTCGCCCAGCAAAAACCAATGAATGTGGTCGAGCGCCGTTTTACCGGTTTCCTGCTTCAACAAGTCGGTGAGGTAGCGCGGGGAAGTGTGGAGCTGCTCAGCCAGGTACTTCACGGTGGGCAGTCCCTGCGCTTGCAGCAGGCCCCGCTCGGTATACGCCGTGAGCAAGGCCGTAAACTTAGCTACCGTGGGGCCCGATAGTGCCGTGCGATTCAGGAATTGCCGCTTGTAAAACCGTTGGGAATACTTCAACAGCGAATCGAGGTGGGTCAGGATAATATCCCGGCTGTATTCATCCTGGTTGTTGCGGTACTCGAAATCAATCTGGCCGTACAGGTGCCACATGATTTGCTCTTCGCGCGGGGCGACGTGCAGGGCCTCGTTGGCTTCGTATTCGAAGAAGCCGTATTTCCGGATATCGGTGTGCAAGCCGTGGCCTAGCAAATAGTCTTCGTGGAGGAAGATCAGAAAGGAATTTTCGGTTAGTTCGACATGGGTGATTTCCACTAGTTGCCGGGGTTTAACAAACGAGAGTGACCCTCCGTCGTGGTCGTACTTCGTTCGGCCGTACCGAAACTCTCCGGCGCTGATCTTCTTTAGGCTGATGATATAAAAGTCGGCCGTGAGCGGTTTGTCCCCCAAGGTGCACTCAGCGAGCTTCTGGCAGGTAAGCAGGCTGAGCAGCGGATGCTCGGGAGGTGGACTCCCGATGGCGCGGTGAAAGGCGCTGATGCTCTCGTAGTGCGGCGTCATAGTGGTGAGCAGACTAGCAACTGGCAATAGAAATAGGAAGATAGCAAAACAGCCCCTGCCCCGACAAGTCTCGCAACAGGGGCCGTTTCGCGTCGGTAACGCTCGGCGGCTTATCCGTGGGCCGCCACGGCCACACTTTGCCACTCCTGCCAAGAAGTTAGCCGCTCGGTGTAGGCCTGCTCAACCCAGGGGTAGGCCGCGCGACCCATAAACAAGCGCCGGGGCGGGTTGTCGGAATCGATCAGTTGCTGGATGACGGGTACGGTAGCCTCGGGGCTGCCATAGTTGGCCGGGTCGAAAGCCGGGATGCCCCACAGGCTCGCCTTCACTTGGTCGTAGGCGGCAATCGTCTGGCTTTGCACGGCCGATGAGCCCCCAAAGTCAGTTTTAAACACGTTCGGCTCGACCAGCGTTACCCGGATGCCGAAGCTCTCCACCTCTTGAGACAGCGCCTCGCTTAGCCCCTCCACCGCAAATTTGGTGGCGCTGTAGAGACCCATGGCCGGCGCGCTAGTAACACCCAACACGCTGGACAATTGAATAATGTGTCCATGGCCTTGTGCCCGCATGATGGGCAGGGCCGCTTGCGTTACCCAGAGCGTGCCGAGCAGATTCGCGTTGATAACGTCATGCACGTCCTGCTCGCTAACTTCCTCCACAGCGCCGATTAATCCATACCCGGCATTGTTGATGACTACATCGAGGCTGCCGAAATGGTCGTTGGCCTGCTGCACGGCGGCTATGCACTGGGCGCGGTTGGTAATGTCGAGGGCTAGCGGCAGGAACGTTGCGCCGTACGTATCGGCGAGGTCTTGCAGGCCTGCTACGTTGCGGGAAGTGGCTGCCACCTGGTCGCCGCGTTGTAAAAAAGCTTCGGCCCACAGTCTCCCGAATCCACGGGAAGCGCCGGTAATGAAGAGTGTCTTAGCCATCTGATATAAAGGTTGAGTAAGAACCCAAAATTGCGGAGACGGCCCAGTGCCCGGCGGATACAAAAGGAGGAAATTATGAAACAGATTAACGTTGGCGCAGCACTGCCGGCAAGGTGCGCTTTATAGCGCTGACGGGCGTAGAGTGGTACCAGGGTCTACAAGCCGCAGTACAAGAAAAGTGGCAGTGCCTGTTGCGCAATGCTCGAACAGTTGGTGAGGTTGGGCCAGGTAGCGAACTTCCACGAAGCTGCCTCTATGCTGTTACGCCTTGTACTACGACAAACAGCATTAGGCTTGCGCCTATTCTCTTAACCCTGTAAGGCTACTGTAGGCTCCCCGGGACAGCGGGTTCTGAAGCAGCAAGTTTTGCCCAGCGGCGGAAAACCACCCTGTTGTCTCCCCACTCACCGTTCGCGAAAGGCTATGGGGTGACCGATGCCACAAAGTTGGTGGGTTTGCCCACCAACTTTGCCGTGTTGGCCACACCCAGTTGTTAAAGCTACGGAGTCGGGTTTGCTTTGAAGCGTCAACTACTCCCTATCCCCACGTGTATGCAGCGCTTCTTATTTTTGTTTCTCTTATTGAGTCGGGCGGCGATGAGCCAGACGCCGGACTCTGTGGCGACATCTGCTATTCCGCCAAAAAGCAATTCCAAGTTCGGCATTGTCAGTTCTATCAGCTTCGCAGTGGCCACGACCAGCACACCCAACCTGCGGTCTTATTTTCGAGCTAACCAGATCAAGCCGGCCCCTTCATTCGGGCAGTTTGCGCACTGGAACGGCGGGTTTCGCTACAAACGACTCAAGTTTATGTCGCAAGGCGGGCGCGGGCTCGACTTAACTCTCTCTGAGGCGCACTACGGCAACAAACGGGAAGCCCAGCTAAACCACGCAGACTACGTGGGTACAATGCTGGGCTACGATGTTCTGAACGGTCGCAACCGCCGCATCTACCTGAATGTGGGCTCCGGCACTATCTTATATAAATACAGCGTTTATCGTTTCACCCTGCAGCACGTTGACTGGCAGGACCTAACGCAGTACAACCAGCCCGGCAACATTCCTTCCCTGCGCTTGACCAACCGTTACCTCGACTTCAACGTGGAGTTTGTTCAGCGGGAGAAACGCAAACGGAGCGCCGAATATCTTTTGCGCGCGGGCTACCGGCGGGGACTGCGCCCTAAGGCGTGGCAGTCGGATGCCTTCGTATTACAAGGCGCACCAACCGACCGTATCAGCCAGTTCTATCTGCAGCTCGGCTATAACTTCTCCCTCAACTTCGACCGAGTGAAGGATTTATGAAAGCGCACTTGCTGGTCCAGATGTGGCTGCTGCTGAGCGGGCTGTTCTTCGAGGCCGGCCAAACCCGCAGCTCACAAGCGCGCCTCATCCTTTATCGCACCCGCGAATTTGGCGGCGGCACCTATACTATCAACGTCAACGACCAAAAGCTAGGAAAGCTGCCCACCAATCGCTACTTGCAAGTTGAGTTGCCCCCGGGACGAATAAAAATCGAGTCAGCGCGGGATTACGTGACTGAAAACCAGACCTTGTGGATCGACGCGCAGCCCGGCCGCACCTATTATGTGAAAGCCATCGAAGAAGTTGATTTTTTAAGCCAGATGCTCCTGCTCGTGTCCATCGGCCCCGAGCAGGCCCAGCGAGAGTTGCAAGGCATCAAACCCGTGAGCTTGCCCCGCCCCAATTAACTGCCTGCTATGCCCCTGTCCCGGCAAACCACTGCCTTGCTTTTCGGCGTTACGTTTACCAGCCTACTGGCCTACTGGGGCGGGCTGCTGTACGTGGGTGTGTGGCAAAACGAAGAGACCGTGCCCGACGTTGGTGGCCTGGCCCGGTACCTGTTGGGCATCGGGCTGCTGCTGGCCGGCTTAGGGGCCGTGGCCCATCTCAACTACCGGTTGGCGTTTCAGCGGTGGTTGCTGCGCCGCGAAACCGGGTTGGTGTACTGGACGTGGCTGTGTGGGCTGGCGTGGCTGCTGTTCGAGCTGCTCCAAGTTCGGACCGACCACGTGCCCGACTTTATCGACGAAAACCTGCTGGTGACGGCCGTGCTGCTGGCCGTAATCATGGCCTATGGGTACGTAGCGGACTCATTTCGGACCCGCCGCGCGCAAGACCAGCTGCTGCAGCAAAAGATTGAGGCCGAGCTGACGGCGCTCAAGGCCCAGGTCAACCCACACTTTCTGTTCAATGCCCTGAACACCATCTACAACGAGGCCCAGCGCGCCGACAACGAAACGGTGGCCGACCTGATTCAGCAGCTCGCGGGCATTATGCGCTTCACCCTGCAGGAGTCGAAGCAGCCGCTCACGTCCATCGAGAACGAATTTTCGTTTCTGGAAAAGTACCTGGCCCTGCAACGCGCCCGCCTGCCCGAGCGCGACACTCTGCGCGTGTCGACCCAGCTGGAATGGGACGGCCAACCGGCTCCTATTGCCCCGTTGCTACTGATTCCGTTCGTCGAAAACGCCTACCAATATGGGCTTAGCTTCGTCCAGCCGTCGTACATCGACCTACGGGTGGTCGTGGAAAACCACCGCTTACGCATGCACGTGGCCAACAGTGTTGCCCCTGCAGCGGCCACCAGGCTCGGCCCGGGCACTGGCATTGCCACCGCCCGGCAACGGCTGGCTTTGATGTACGCCAACCGACACGAGCTCCTCATCCAGCAAACCGTGGATTCGTTTACCGTCTCCCTCACCCTAGACTTGTAGGTTATGCTCCACGCCATCGCCATTGATGATGAGCCCGCTGCCCTGGAGGTGCTGCAACGCTACGCTGCCAAGGTGCCGTTTCTACAGCTCACCCACTCCTTCCTTAGTACCACCGAGGCCCTGGCTTGCCTGCACACAGAGCGAGTCGACCTGCTGTTTTTAGACATTCAAATGCCCGACGTGCTCGGTCTGGATTTTGCCCGGCTACTAGCGCCCCTGCAAAAGCCCATCGTGTTTACTACGGCATACGCCGAGCACGCTGTGGAAGGCTTCTCTCTGCAAGCGCTCGACTACCTACTTAAGCCCATCGAGTTTGGACGGTTTTTGCAAGCTTGCAACCGGGCCTACACGCAGGTAATGCCCGCCCGCGAAGGCGCGCCCGGCATCTTTGTTAAAGATGGTTACGACTGGATTCGGGTAAACGTGGAGCAGGTGTTCTACATTCAATCAGATACCAACTTGCTGTTTATTCACGAACAAGACCGACTGGTGACCACCCGCATGACCCTGGCGGACATGCTCGCCACCTTGCCGGCCGAGGAGTTTATTCGGGTTCACAAATCGTACATCGTCGCGCTGAAGGCCATTCGCAAAATTGAGCGCCATCAGGTGACCGTCGGCACGGTTTCTATTCCGCTCGCCGAAAGCTACCGGGAGTCCTTGCAAAACCGCTTACTAAAAAGGAACGCTCGCTAAAGCTGTGCAGTCGACGTGTTAGTGCGGCATTATCAGGCTGCGATGGTAGCCAAACCTATCCAATATATATAGTGGGTTACAAGGCAATACAAAACGTGGCACCCCCTCAACGGCTTCTGATACGCGCTACCGTTTACTTATAGTACTCATTCCTTCAAAGAGGCGCTTCCCCGCCTAGCGAATGGCCTAGTATTATCCCCCTACGATTCTTTTTCCTTGGATAACTCAATCCGACTCTCCGGACCTTGAATCTCGCCTACTTTTTTTGATTACGCTTACTAAACTACTGCAAGAAGCTGGAAAAGCGATTTGCTAGGGCTACGCAACTGCGCTCGGCAGGCCGGTCCGTTGCGCGGCAAGTATAGACGCGCTAAAAGCGTTGAAAGCGAGTTATATGATTTCGAGAAACAAAATAGCTCTATGCTAAACGGCAAACAGGAGCGTCGTCGTAAACGTTTACGGAAATTATTTTTGATTTAAGCTTGAGTTTTTTGACTAATAGCCTGATATACACGCTTAATTCCGTGATGTTATCCTATTAGATAACAACTAGGCATCGCGCCTATCAACCGATAATTGTTGTGGTACGCTCGACCGTCGGACGTAACACATTGCCTGCTTATTGTATTTTTTAAGTACGTCCCACTCTTTACCTCACATGAGGTTTTGGCCGGATAGCCGCTTGCCTGTTACCACCCGTTCTACTTTCTCGTGCGCTCTATGATTCAACAAGCTACTTTATTACGGTATTTATTGCCCCTCCCTTCCGCGCTAAAGCCGCTCAGCGGTATGAGTAGACTCTCCCACCTCGTCCCATGGTGAGCAGGGTCAGTCAGTGACTCTATTAGATCTGATAGCGCCCCTAGCTTATTTCCGGCCTGACATATAGGTTCTATCCTACCGTTGGTTTAGACCGAAAAGCAAACCTCTCAAACGCCAGATTCAGCAGAGTGCTGCGGGGATGAGTGGGTAGGCTAGAGTTGCTATAGCTGTAGGGTAAGCCGCCAAAGAATCGAAGGCCTGGACCTACTCGACAGTAACATGTTAGTGGGCCGCTACTGCTAAGCTTGTCCAGCCTTGCTCATTAGGCGAAGCGGGATGAACCTCACTGATTGCTGCTCCTGCA
Coding sequences within it:
- a CDS encoding DUF2846 domain-containing protein; this translates as MKAHLLVQMWLLLSGLFFEAGQTRSSQARLILYRTREFGGGTYTINVNDQKLGKLPTNRYLQVELPPGRIKIESARDYVTENQTLWIDAQPGRTYYVKAIEEVDFLSQMLLLVSIGPEQAQRELQGIKPVSLPRPN
- a CDS encoding sensor histidine kinase, whose protein sequence is MPLSRQTTALLFGVTFTSLLAYWGGLLYVGVWQNEETVPDVGGLARYLLGIGLLLAGLGAVAHLNYRLAFQRWLLRRETGLVYWTWLCGLAWLLFELLQVRTDHVPDFIDENLLVTAVLLAVIMAYGYVADSFRTRRAQDQLLQQKIEAELTALKAQVNPHFLFNALNTIYNEAQRADNETVADLIQQLAGIMRFTLQESKQPLTSIENEFSFLEKYLALQRARLPERDTLRVSTQLEWDGQPAPIAPLLLIPFVENAYQYGLSFVQPSYIDLRVVVENHRLRMHVANSVAPAAATRLGPGTGIATARQRLALMYANRHELLIQQTVDSFTVSLTLDL
- a CDS encoding SDR family NAD(P)-dependent oxidoreductase is translated as MAKTLFITGASRGFGRLWAEAFLQRGDQVAATSRNVAGLQDLADTYGATFLPLALDITNRAQCIAAVQQANDHFGSLDVVINNAGYGLIGAVEEVSEQDVHDVINANLLGTLWVTQAALPIMRAQGHGHIIQLSSVLGVTSAPAMGLYSATKFAVEGLSEALSQEVESFGIRVTLVEPNVFKTDFGGSSAVQSQTIAAYDQVKASLWGIPAFDPANYGSPEATVPVIQQLIDSDNPPRRLFMGRAAYPWVEQAYTERLTSWQEWQSVAVAAHG
- a CDS encoding LytR/AlgR family response regulator transcription factor, translated to MLHAIAIDDEPAALEVLQRYAAKVPFLQLTHSFLSTTEALACLHTERVDLLFLDIQMPDVLGLDFARLLAPLQKPIVFTTAYAEHAVEGFSLQALDYLLKPIEFGRFLQACNRAYTQVMPAREGAPGIFVKDGYDWIRVNVEQVFYIQSDTNLLFIHEQDRLVTTRMTLADMLATLPAEEFIRVHKSYIVALKAIRKIERHQVTVGTVSIPLAESYRESLQNRLLKRNAR
- a CDS encoding helix-turn-helix domain-containing protein, coding for MTPHYESISAFHRAIGSPPPEHPLLSLLTCQKLAECTLGDKPLTADFYIISLKKISAGEFRYGRTKYDHDGGSLSFVKPRQLVEITHVELTENSFLIFLHEDYLLGHGLHTDIRKYGFFEYEANEALHVAPREEQIMWHLYGQIDFEYRNNQDEYSRDIILTHLDSLLKYSQRFYKRQFLNRTALSGPTVAKFTALLTAYTERGLLQAQGLPTVKYLAEQLHTSPRYLTDLLKQETGKTALDHIHWFLLGEAKNLLLSTDHTIAQTAYQLGFDNPTYFSRLFKKELGLTPREYRTQSLN
- a CDS encoding glycosyltransferase family 2 protein; amino-acid sequence: MHLTRAVDVAKEKRMPKVTVLLATYNGAEFVGEQIESILKQTYTNWQLLIRDDGSSDETALIVARYQALFPDCIAVLDNYGRRLGSALNFNCLLQHAKQEDYLMFCDQDDFWIPNKIEFTLRQMLALEKKHGQSYPLLVHTGFRYVDASLRTIYSKKNFSALKLADLKLSHLLAQNPVYGCTTMINRALSKLVDAVPAVAESHDYWIAMVASAFGKISYLSEKTVLYRQHGNNISGSFKDSTFLSRFKRIVIEKKMLQDLTRKIFMAKEFSYTYTDRLDNQQKLLIDNFIELAKTKSLLLFYRNAKSGVRKQTLGQTSLLYISMLLFKNPKAI